The Enteractinococcus fodinae genome has a segment encoding these proteins:
- the tsaD gene encoding tRNA (adenosine(37)-N6)-threonylcarbamoyltransferase complex transferase subunit TsaD, whose amino-acid sequence MTGPIVVGIETSCDETGVGIVSGTKLLAHQVASSMDDHVAFGGVIPEIAARAHVTEFLPVLNAALDEAQLDLADIDAIAVTAGPGLAGALMVGVAGAKALAVATGKPLYGINHLIAHIGVGYLDDVAADLGNSSQLGALLVSGGHTEMLKINSLTSDVELLGSTIDDAAGEAYDKVARLIGAGYPGGPAIDKMAKEGDPQAFRFPRGLSAPKNMGTPETPGKDRYNWSFSGLKTAVSRAVEQYHLRDLPVPANDIAASFQEAVADVITKKTVLAASEHGIDHILLGGGVAANSRLRQLLTERTHAAGIGLTIPPLNLCTDNGAMVAALGAQLVADGVSPSDLQFSADPTQHVGIVSV is encoded by the coding sequence ATGACAGGCCCCATCGTGGTAGGCATTGAAACCTCGTGCGACGAAACCGGTGTCGGCATTGTGTCCGGGACGAAACTCTTGGCCCATCAGGTCGCTTCCTCTATGGACGACCACGTGGCCTTCGGGGGTGTGATCCCAGAAATCGCAGCGCGTGCCCACGTCACGGAATTCCTGCCCGTCCTCAACGCTGCTCTCGACGAAGCGCAGCTCGACTTGGCTGATATTGATGCCATCGCTGTGACCGCCGGACCGGGTCTGGCCGGGGCACTGATGGTCGGTGTCGCCGGGGCCAAAGCGCTCGCGGTCGCCACCGGCAAACCCCTCTACGGCATCAATCACCTCATCGCGCATATCGGGGTGGGTTACCTCGATGATGTTGCCGCTGATCTGGGCAACAGCAGCCAACTTGGGGCGTTACTGGTATCCGGCGGGCACACCGAAATGCTCAAGATCAACTCCCTGACCTCCGACGTGGAATTACTTGGCAGTACCATTGATGATGCCGCCGGTGAAGCCTACGACAAGGTCGCGCGGCTCATCGGGGCAGGCTATCCGGGTGGTCCCGCCATCGACAAGATGGCCAAGGAAGGCGACCCGCAGGCCTTCCGTTTTCCGCGCGGGTTGAGCGCACCCAAAAACATGGGTACCCCAGAAACCCCTGGCAAAGACCGCTATAACTGGTCGTTTTCTGGTTTGAAAACCGCCGTCTCCCGGGCCGTGGAACAGTACCACCTGCGTGACCTGCCCGTCCCAGCCAATGACATTGCCGCTTCCTTCCAGGAAGCGGTGGCAGATGTGATTACCAAAAAGACTGTGCTGGCGGCCTCCGAGCACGGTATCGACCACATTCTGCTGGGCGGGGGAGTGGCTGCGAACTCTCGACTCCGGCAACTGCTGACCGAAAGAACCCACGCTGCAGGTATCGGCTTGACCATCCCGCCCTTGAACCTGTGCACCGATAACGGCGCGATGGTCGCAGCGCTTGGCGCTCAATTGGTGGCTGACGGAGTCTCCCCATCGGATTTGCAATTTTCTGCGGACCCAACGCAACACGTCGGCATTGTGAGTGTCTGA
- a CDS encoding siderophore ABC transporter substrate-binding protein: MKTIGLTRTRVAALFAIGALGLSACGSPDADSAEDTNGGGDDAATVEVTDMAGTEHTVPAEPSSVVATDNRLFRTLAEWDVELSAAPVDLMPANMEVLEKYTQDEELLNIGNHREPDMEMVTAAQPDLVINGQRFTQHSEAIASAVEDGVPIVNTDLDTESGTIDQEFRDQMTLLGEVFGEQDQASELIADFDEALERAQEAYDPDVSVSGLITSGGDINYSAPTTGRAIGPLYDILELTPALEDDGSNVDTGDDISVEAIASANPEFLIVMDRDAAVGDGTSAGAKELIEESEALQNVPAVENDNIYYMPADFYVAEDIQNYTLVLNELADMWSE, translated from the coding sequence GTGAAAACAATTGGATTGACGCGCACTCGTGTAGCCGCTCTCTTTGCCATCGGAGCGCTGGGACTTAGTGCTTGCGGTTCCCCGGACGCTGATAGCGCCGAAGACACCAACGGCGGTGGCGATGATGCCGCGACCGTTGAAGTGACGGACATGGCTGGAACCGAGCACACTGTGCCTGCGGAGCCGTCCTCGGTCGTTGCCACCGACAACCGGCTCTTTCGCACGCTAGCCGAGTGGGACGTTGAACTCTCCGCCGCACCGGTAGATCTCATGCCCGCAAACATGGAGGTCCTGGAGAAATACACCCAGGACGAAGAGCTGCTCAACATCGGTAACCACCGTGAACCAGACATGGAGATGGTGACCGCCGCGCAACCAGACCTGGTCATCAATGGCCAGCGTTTCACACAACACAGCGAAGCCATCGCCAGCGCTGTCGAAGACGGAGTGCCAATCGTCAACACCGACCTCGACACAGAGTCGGGCACCATTGACCAAGAATTCCGCGACCAAATGACGCTACTAGGGGAGGTCTTCGGGGAACAAGACCAAGCTTCGGAATTAATCGCAGACTTCGATGAAGCATTAGAACGCGCCCAAGAAGCCTACGATCCCGACGTCTCAGTCTCCGGGCTGATCACCTCAGGTGGCGACATTAACTACTCAGCGCCAACTACCGGGCGTGCCATTGGCCCGCTGTATGACATTCTTGAGTTGACCCCCGCACTCGAGGACGATGGCTCAAACGTCGACACCGGTGATGACATCTCCGTTGAGGCCATTGCCTCGGCGAATCCAGAATTTCTCATCGTGATGGACCGTGACGCAGCCGTGGGTGACGGTACTTCGGCAGGCGCGAAAGAGCTCATCGAAGAATCAGAAGCCTTGCAGAACGTGCCGGCGGTTGAAAACGATAACATCTACTACATGCCAGCAGACTTCTACGTCGCTGAGGATATCCAGAACTACACTCTCGTCCTCAACGAGCTGGCTGATATGTGGTCGGAATAA
- a CDS encoding glutamate--cysteine ligase, whose translation MRLDFAKSAQSSIGIEWELGLVDADTGELRNVSDDILAQLKLPSDEPYQIVGEFMLNTLELVTGVCNTVDEGLDQLASAGRHILELIDTDDMALFSQGTHPFAFGLDERISSGQRYQKLLDKTQYWAYQMLIYGVHAHIGLDHVAKAMPAVNYLIQYYPHMLALSASSPYWGGYDTGYASQRTLIFQQLPTTGLPFQFHQWSEYEHVVGDLFNVGVVDDVTEVRWDIRPVPRFGTVEQRVCDGVATLQQVGAITALTQCLVHEAVGGDADAVREIDILPPWFVQENKWRAARYGLEADIIIDTAGTQLPVTQHLDQTLNRLEPIAAELKCARELSWVEDMIRSDTSAARQRAQTQSTFGHRVSQEKLAALVLDSAAETGQSLRTWR comes from the coding sequence GTGCGTTTAGATTTTGCAAAATCAGCTCAGTCCAGCATTGGTATTGAATGGGAGCTGGGGCTTGTCGACGCCGACACCGGAGAGTTACGCAACGTCAGTGACGATATCTTGGCACAACTGAAACTGCCCTCGGATGAGCCATATCAAATTGTGGGCGAATTTATGCTCAACACCTTGGAACTCGTCACCGGCGTGTGCAACACCGTTGACGAGGGCCTCGATCAACTCGCCTCCGCCGGACGCCACATCTTGGAGCTGATCGATACCGACGATATGGCATTGTTCTCCCAGGGGACCCACCCCTTTGCGTTCGGGTTAGACGAACGCATTTCGTCGGGTCAGCGCTACCAAAAGTTACTCGATAAAACGCAGTACTGGGCCTATCAGATGCTGATCTACGGTGTGCATGCCCATATCGGGTTGGATCATGTCGCCAAAGCGATGCCCGCGGTGAACTACCTCATTCAGTATTACCCACATATGCTGGCCCTAAGTGCCTCAAGCCCCTACTGGGGTGGCTACGACACCGGTTACGCATCACAGCGCACCCTAATATTCCAACAGCTGCCCACCACCGGTCTGCCCTTCCAATTTCATCAGTGGTCGGAGTACGAACACGTCGTGGGAGACCTCTTCAACGTGGGCGTGGTCGATGATGTCACAGAGGTGCGATGGGATATTCGGCCGGTTCCGCGCTTTGGCACCGTCGAACAACGGGTCTGTGACGGAGTGGCCACCTTACAACAGGTTGGAGCTATCACAGCCCTCACGCAGTGCTTAGTCCATGAGGCCGTCGGAGGCGACGCGGACGCGGTCAGAGAGATTGATATCTTGCCGCCGTGGTTCGTGCAAGAAAATAAGTGGCGCGCGGCCCGGTACGGACTTGAAGCCGACATCATTATCGATACGGCGGGCACCCAGTTGCCGGTAACTCAACATCTCGACCAGACCCTGAACCGGTTGGAGCCCATTGCAGCCGAACTCAAGTGCGCTCGCGAACTGAGTTGGGTTGAAGACATGATCCGGTCGGACACGTCTGCGGCCCGTCAGCGTGCACAGACGCAATCGACGTTTGGACATCGGGTAAGCCAGGAAAAACTGGCCGCTCTGGTGCTGGATTCAGCAGCCGAGACCGGCCAGTCATTACGGACCTGGCGCTAG
- a CDS encoding sodium/glutamate symporter, whose product MSPTTVALAILLLGVLALVGIAVRAYSKTAQKLFLPVSLIAGFIALIVGPQVLGRLGGWLGWDGLTEGGLFGAEVMSVWSEIPGLLISVVFAALFLGSAIPSPKRAVTLLGPQLSLGFTFASGQYVIGMLLAVLILVPLFNVSPMFGALIEIGFEGGHGTAAGMAPVMTELGFEEGGDLALVMATVGILSGVIVGVIAVNWAARRGHSETLDVKSNQDPEIAQGFYHRDQPSGGAQTVRSESLDTLTLHIGIIAVAIIIGQGILSGLQAVEQWLWADSIEIFAYVPLFPLAMLGGVIIQLVADKTGLANLIDRGTMERIQGLALDTLIIAALATLSLDAIANNIGPFAILAIAGIAWNVFVLFFLAPRFIQSYWFERGIADFGQSMGVTATGLLLLRMADPKQESPAYEAFGYKQLAFEPFFGGGLVTAASIPLIVQLGPYPLLIVMAVVLVGSILTGLFYFGKRDTFVVKSMR is encoded by the coding sequence ATGTCGCCTACAACTGTTGCGCTGGCCATTTTATTACTGGGTGTCTTGGCACTGGTGGGCATCGCGGTGCGTGCCTACAGCAAAACCGCACAAAAACTCTTCCTCCCGGTCTCACTGATCGCAGGATTTATTGCCCTGATTGTCGGCCCGCAAGTTCTGGGTCGTTTGGGTGGTTGGCTCGGCTGGGACGGTCTCACCGAAGGCGGGCTTTTCGGGGCTGAGGTGATGTCCGTCTGGTCGGAAATCCCCGGCCTGCTGATCAGTGTGGTCTTCGCTGCCCTATTTCTTGGCAGCGCCATCCCTTCGCCCAAACGGGCAGTGACCTTGCTCGGGCCCCAATTATCTTTGGGCTTCACGTTTGCCTCCGGCCAATATGTCATCGGCATGCTGCTGGCCGTATTAATCCTCGTGCCGCTGTTTAATGTCAGCCCGATGTTCGGTGCTCTGATCGAGATCGGCTTCGAAGGCGGTCACGGTACGGCGGCCGGGATGGCACCGGTCATGACCGAGTTGGGCTTCGAAGAAGGCGGCGACCTCGCATTAGTGATGGCGACCGTTGGCATCCTATCCGGCGTGATTGTTGGCGTGATTGCGGTCAACTGGGCGGCCCGGCGAGGCCATTCAGAGACCCTGGATGTGAAATCGAATCAAGATCCTGAAATTGCCCAAGGCTTCTATCACCGGGACCAGCCTTCCGGCGGGGCGCAGACCGTTCGCTCAGAGTCGCTGGACACGTTGACGTTGCACATCGGTATCATTGCCGTGGCGATCATCATTGGTCAAGGAATCTTGTCTGGCTTGCAGGCTGTCGAGCAGTGGCTGTGGGCCGATAGCATCGAGATCTTCGCCTACGTCCCACTGTTTCCACTTGCCATGCTGGGCGGCGTAATCATTCAGTTAGTTGCGGATAAAACCGGCCTGGCCAACTTGATCGACCGCGGCACCATGGAGCGTATCCAAGGCCTGGCACTGGATACCCTGATCATCGCCGCTTTGGCCACGTTGTCCTTGGACGCTATCGCCAACAACATCGGCCCATTTGCCATCCTGGCGATTGCCGGTATTGCCTGGAACGTGTTTGTGTTGTTCTTCCTGGCTCCCCGCTTTATCCAAAGTTACTGGTTCGAACGCGGTATCGCCGACTTCGGTCAGTCCATGGGTGTCACCGCCACCGGGCTATTGTTGCTGCGCATGGCCGATCCCAAACAAGAAAGTCCCGCGTATGAAGCCTTTGGCTATAAACAGCTAGCGTTTGAGCCCTTCTTTGGTGGCGGGCTCGTGACGGCGGCATCGATACCCTTAATCGTGCAGCTTGGGCCCTACCCGCTGCTGATCGTGATGGCCGTGGTGCTGGTCGGGTCGATTCTCACCGGCTTGTTCTACTTCGGGAAACGCGACACCTTCGTCGTCAAGAGCATGCGGTAA